The stretch of DNA gagtatagtaatgagtatagtaatgagtatagtaatgagtatagtaatgagtatagtaatgagtatagtaatgagtatagtgatgagtatagtaatgagtatagtaatgagtatagtaatgagtatagtgaTGAGGATAGtgatgagtatagtaatgagtatagtgaTGAGTATAGTGATGAGTATAGtgatgagtatagtaatgagtatagtaatgagtatagtaatgagtatagtaatgagtttAGTAATGAGtttagtaatgagtatagtaatgagtatagtaatgagtatagtaatgagtatagtgaTGAGTATAGTGATGAGtttagtaatgagtatagtaatgagtatagtgatgagtatagtaatgagtatagtaatgagtatagtaatgagtatagtaatgagtatagtaatgagtatagtaatgagtatagtaatgagtatagtaatgagtatagtgatgagtatagtaatgagtatagtaatgagtatagtgaTGAGTTTAGTGATGAGTATAGtgatgagtatagtaatgagtatagtaatgagtatagtaatgagtatagtaatgagtatagtaatgagtttAGTAATGAGtttagtaatgagtatagtaatgagtttAGTAATGAGtttagtaatgagtatagtaatgagtatagtaatgagtatagtaatgagtatagtgaTGAGTATAGTGATGAGtttagtaatgagtatagtaatgagtatagtgaTGAGTTTAGTAATGAGtttagtaatgagtatagtaatgagtatagtaatgagtatagtaatgagtatagtaatgagtatagtaatgagtatagtaatgagtatagtaatgagtatagtaatgagtatagtaatgagtatagtaatgagtatagtaatgagtatagtaatgagtatagtaatgagtatagtaatgagtatagtaatgagtatagtaatgagtatagtaatgagtatagtaatgagtatagtaatgagtatagtgaTGAGTATAGTGATGAGGATAGTGATGAGTATAGTGATGAGTATAGTGATGAGTATAGTGATGAGTATAGtgatgagtatagtaatgagtatagtaatgagtatagtaatgagtttAGTAATGAGtttagtaatgagtatagtaatgagtatagtaatgagtatagtaatgagtatagtgaTGAGTATAGTGATGAGtttagtaatgagtatagtaatgagtatagtgatgagtatagtaatgagtatagtaatgagtatagtaatgagtatagtaatgagtatagtaatgagtatagtaatgagtatagtaatgagtatagtaatgagtatagtgatgagtatagtaatgagtatagtaatgagtatagtaatgagtttAGTGATGAGTATAGtgatgagtatagtaatgagtatagtaatgagtatagtaatgagtatagtaatgagtatagtaatgagtttAGTAATGAGtttagtaatgagtatagtaatgagtttAGTAATGAGtttagtaatgagtatagtaatgagtatagtaatgagtatagtaatgagtatagtgaTGAGTATAGTGATGAGtttagtaatgagtatagtaatgagtatagtgatgagtttagtaatgagtatagtaatgagtatagtaatgagtatagtaatgagtatagtaatgagtatagtaatgagtatagtaatgagtatagtaatgagtatagtaatgagtatagtaatgagtatagtaatgagtatagtaatgagtatagtaatgagtatagtaatgagtatagtaatgagtatagtaatgagtatagtaatgagtatagtaatgagtatagtaatgagtatagtaatgagtatagtaatgagtatagtaatgagtttAGTAATGCAAATAGTATCTTGATTCTATTTTGTACCGAACAATTTTATGAAAGTGAATGTGATATGTTCTAGCCAATGACAGGTTTTGGTGTGataaaaaatcatcagtttTGTTATAGTTTAACTTATCTTTAAATCATAATAATTACCATGCTACAGGTCACAAAATCACTTACAGAAACTGCAAGATAAAAACAATAGAACTCTTCCCAATGTATGTACACAAACAATCTGAATTATTATATTCATGTAAACACCAATAACTGATGTTCAGCTTTAAAGAATTATTATTCAATGTTCACATATGCCTCGGAAGAAGCACACTGAATGTGCTGTTGACACAAGCATATCATACACGTTAGTAACTTGAccattttcataaatttacAGAAGAAGCGAAACTTACCCATGTTAGGCCCTCCCATATTTGGTCCAAAGTTTTGGCCTCCCATATTCGGACCAGCCATACCTGGACCACCGAAACCTGGGGGACCAAACATATTAGGGGGTCCAAACCCAGGACCACCCATGTTAGGAGGACCAAACCCTGGGGGCCTCATTCCTGGCTGATTATATAATGGTGGTGGTTGCAGTGGAGCAGTGCTGCCACTATTGCTGCTACTAGTACTCGTCTCACCTGGAAGATTCACAAACAAGGCGCACATAATCACATATCCGGGGATCTATATAGCCTGGTTCTCACCTATCGTAACGAGCAGCGGCGGTGATGCAACCGGTCTTTGTTGAGAATCAGCAGATCGGTGAGAGTCTGCGCCAATTGTTTTTGCCGGCAGTTGCCACCGACAAAACTTAACAAGTTGAACTTTTCTACGGTCCTCAGAGTAGATTGCAGGATTTCCTCGATGAGAACTATGCAAAGGCAGCCTGCGCACTCAGAATACATTGTGCGAACGATTTCTGCAATGTCGATTTTCCGATTAatctatatttttaattatggtAAAGGAATTAATAGCACCCTGACATGAAAACACGTGTTATATCTTAACTCCAAGCATAAAAGATAGCGTTGTCGAGGAGCAGACAATTTCTTAATAGCGTGATCACCGCTAGTATCGTGGGCGCGGGAAACATACAACCACTTCGGGTATCACCAAAGACTGTAGGCACATCATCGGCTGTTCACGGTGGGGTGAAAACCAGGCTTATTGTAATACTGAGGAGATACATGCCTTATTACAGCACCAGAATTGCGTTACATCACACCTTTGAGGAGCTGACTAGCTCCCTTAAAACTGTTGGATAGACTAATGATTTCACAATTTCAAATTCATTATTTGTCATCACATGCTAAATGTGATGACAAATGTTAAATGCGATGCCAAATGTTTGAAGATTGTCTGTAATACTACATGAAGCAAACCGAGCGTTTGGAGAATTTGACAGCTTCAATACACAATGGTTAAAGCTAGAAGTTCCAGAAGCTACATGAAGAGGATTTGTTTCATATTCGTAACTTGACTATAAGCACAACTTTAAACAATAATCACGGGGTACTCAAACACTTATAAAGTAAACAAGGTCTGACATGAAGTTTTACAAAGATtataaagcaaaaacttttttatattgtaattgCTAAAAACAAGCGGTGATCGACTTTGCTCTACCCTTTACGAATGAGCACATTTAAATGCTGTCAACTACACATTGTAATCCTGCATGAGTGATACTTTATATTACAGTACTATAATACGATATTAATTATATTTCTTGCACTAATATTATAATACCAAAACATATTTGATCATAAAAACTAATGTAAGTAAAATTAGACATTGCTGATTTTGGAGCTATTGcaatagctatatctatagcgaTATCTATAGTGCGATCTATAGAAATCAATAGTGCATCTATATATTTTAGAGTAGTAACCACTGCCATCAGAATGTAGTTGGGTTTAAACAGTCGATAAACTGTTTctaacaaattttaataacaaataaaaaaattaaaagtaagaaGCGTGTTTGCATCACAGCTGTTCTCACAAATTATGTGAAATAGGTTTTTAATTAGATTGTTGATTTGTTATAGGACTTCACAGATGACACACTGGAAGTTTACAGGATTTATGACGTTCGAAAGTTAAAACATAaccttcaaataattttaagcACTAATTTGGTTGATATTCAACAAAAGAACACGGTAAACATGATTGCCCGCTAGTGACAAGGTCAACAATTGGCCTACAAAAAAACCTTGAAAAACGAAAATAATGCGGTCACAATGCAGCGCCCATAAAATTAAATTCCTTAGTTTCCCAAGTAGATAGCCAGctaattataataacaataattggGAGAAATGATGAAGAATGATTACAGAAAAAATACTCCTGATCAATATAGAGCACTGGGTAGGATTTGACATCTGTCACACATCTTTAAAATTGTTTCATCCTATCTAGAATAGGTAATAATTAATGAGACTCAACATGGCTGACATGCCAGTAGCATTGTTTAAAGTGTGAGAGATGCTGCCATTAATGTAGTTCACACACTGCCAGCGAAGCTAGTTTTATGAAGCTTGGTAAGGCACAACATAAAACTACgtaaaaagttttgttgattaaaatgattacaaaaaagttttaaagaataGATTGGAAGATGTTCATATCAGCTAATGAAATAATGTAACACATCGCAACAAGAACTCACAGTAGACAATTGTATAATCGAAACATATAGCACCACAATATTGATATCCCCACAATTTCCAACCAACCAGAACTTGAAGATGGTTGCTGACTTGCGCCCTTCTTCTCGTGAGCAATTACATCTTCTTCAGGAATGCCTTCCATGCCATAAATCTCTACCTCTGTGCTGTCTCGACCTGGGAGAGCATTGTGCACCTTTTCGAGCTTTTCCTTATGAACCTGTGACAAGGATAGAAATGCAACCCACCAGTGTGACAAGGATAGAAATGCAATCCACCAGTGTAATAATGCTATCACTACAATCAAATACAAAATGACATTTTGGTAGCCATTTTAGAAAAGGCAAGCTGGTTGCACATGATTtcgataatttgaaaaaatatttagaataTATCGTAAATTTTCTGATTGAActccatggcgctctatttttttaatccttcctctatagtggcggtcaattggaggtggtgttcaaatagaggctggcgttgtatttttcaaatggcgcgTCAGAATTtcgggaagataaatttagcccttttacaggcatagcgaatgtcgcctatattttgtccTCTTTTTTCGATGGAGCAATATTAaatcttttggatgcaataactCAGCTAACTCACCTtcacttgtcaaagatctcttaataaatatgcattgagaaactgagaaatatctctaccagttgatatctattgcttgcaagtAACTTACGacgatattatagcctgtgtcctgctttgcaatttgttcaaGCTTTCAATTTTAATGTCATTcaaaatttgaagatatatattGATTTTGTCTATATTCACCAATATTGCATAAAAGCCCATTACACTCGTTGGTATGTTTGATacaatttgcagccaaaactagctgtttatgtgcAATAAATGAGGAGTTACGAGTGTctatcaattgtaagatcagattaccgcaataatgctatcaaataatatgctataaatctgcaaatgtataagttatataagGATAATCAAGCaaatgctacaaagatatattcatgaacaagtgacataaatgaaccatacttatattacatgcagaaacaaaaattaacatttttaaaacaagctATTTGCATCATGttctcggatagctgcgttaattgttgctttcgatggaacaaacatcttctggttgtccaataccttccacaatgtcttcggACCTccactcttcttctgcactgcataactagtcgatattagcgtccaaataattttttggtagagcaaaacttttacgcgttgcatttgtgctaaatgcaatgcgtaaaagttttgctcgttAAGCGTAACCTTTGTACCATCgcaaatgtaaaccatttttatatacatgtactttgaagtatcaagaaccacttaaacaagaaactactattagcctgaggcagttattaattgtttctaaggtgttgctttcaaagttttaacgaaaaacaaGCTAAAAGATTTGGAGAGTGACAGCAAGAgaaattgttattgatgtaaacgattattattaataccattttgtggacacttttctaatGATTCCCTGATATTATGGGTCCATTAAGATCAAAAATTGtcaaagtggcattcaaatggaAATGGTGttaaatagagggtggcgttctatttttcCACTCTTCTTTTATAGTgttggtcaaatagaggtggcgttcaattagaggttttatggtagttacaattttatttatgaTTATAGTAACATACAACATAGAAAATTTTCAACACAtcttaatttgaaaaaatatctaACTAAGCATGAATTAATTTGCAACATGCGATGACTAAAGTATCCCGAAACAGTGCAGAACAGTAAAGCATCAATTATGCTCAGTTTCCCTTTCTATAGTATTATACATCGCTTAATACTTTCCTCTTTTagttttaaccctttcgcggacGAATTTTCAGGACTATATCAGACCCCCTGGGTGAACTAATTTTCCGGaaaatcaatttcttttaaaaggtttatacacCCTTTTGTATGTTATTGTGCTCAATGAAATGCTCATGAAGACTAGAACCAGTGGTAGGAGTGACAAAAAAGAAATCATGCAATGCTTTCCTTAGAATTAAAGAATAAAGTTGTAGGAAAACATGAGAAAATGTATTTGGTctcattttttaataaaaaagtgatGAAGTTATTTTGTGGCAATGATGAAGAAAAAGGTAAAAGCAATGATAAAAGAAGTTTGAAACAAGTAAAATTGCAGTTGCTTAAAGGTTTTTAGTTGAAATCCAGCCTCATTGTGTAGCCTATCTTGCTGGcctgcttaaaggttgacttgcaacaaaattcacatcataattatttgataccaaaaaattcaccatgtcatactcggctgtgttgtaagtgcaaaataggtggaaatgagattacaagctcttaaaagctcaaaaactaacagttaatcgcagccatcacaaagacgccgtagattggaatcttttttccaaaacagctcaaatgggacgtagttgaaca from Watersipora subatra chromosome 2, tzWatSuba1.1, whole genome shotgun sequence encodes:
- the LOC137387022 gene encoding putative uncharacterized protein DDB_G0282133 — protein: METYNPLDFGGGCFEVLRTMETYDEDSDEYSNEYSDEYSDEYSDEYSNEYSNEYSNEYSNEFSNEFSNEYSNEYSNEYSNEYSDEYSDEFSNEYSNEYSDEYSNEYSNDDEYSDEFSNEYSNEYSDEFSNEFSNEYSNEYSNEYSNEYSNEYSNEYSNEYSNEYSNEYSNEYSNEYSNEYSNEYSNEYSNEYSNEYSNEYSNEYSNEYSNEYSDEYSDEDSDEYSDEYSDEYSDEYSDDDEYSDEFSNEYSNEYSDEFSNEYSNEYSNEYSNEYSNEYSNEYSNEYSNEYSNEYSNEYSNEYSNEYSNEYSNEYSNEYSNEYSNEYSNEYSNEYSNEYSNEYSNEFSNANSILILFCTEQFYESECDMF